A region of Triplophysa dalaica isolate WHDGS20190420 chromosome 18, ASM1584641v1, whole genome shotgun sequence DNA encodes the following proteins:
- the LOC130407196 gene encoding serine/threonine-protein kinase pim-3-like isoform X3 has protein sequence MEARSTDCRAGSSRLNTNVQNQLTSSQPAPLFSSCYELGSSLGSGSYGLVCDGIRKSDGLEVAIKHVPLQDITYVDTSKGEHLPKEVALQQELHKSETCPYIVKIYDWYLEDQLIMTMEYPRPCMTLHDFIKCHPSLPRETLARRLMTQAVMAAKYWIGHGVNHGDLSWDNFLINTDMMQVKIIDFGNGRFISTTNNLESGYCDSAYAVADTVCGLGNILALLVGCCCFTGVTHKHIVSEGIN, from the exons ATGGAAGCCAGGTCAACAG ATTGCCGAGCTGGTTCGTCTAGACTGAACACAAATGTCCAGAACCAGCTGACGTCCAGCCAGCCAGCAC caTTATTTTCATCATGTTATGAATTGGGCAGCTCCCTGGGATCAGGCAGCTATGGCCTTGTGTGTGATGGGATTCGCAAATCTGATGGCTTGGAG GTCGCCATCAAACATGTTCCATTACAAGATATTACTTATGTGGATACT TCTAAGGGCGAGCATCTACCCAAAGAAGTGGCTTTACAGCAGGAGCTACATAAATCGGAGACATGCCcttatattgttaaaatatacGACTGGTATCTGGAAGATCAGCTCATCATGACTATGGAATACCCACGGCCATGCATGACCTTGCATGATTTCATCAAATGTCATCCAAGTCTTCCGCGTGAAACCTTGGCACGTCGTTTGATGACCCAAGCAGTAATGGCAGCCAAATACTGGATTGGACACGGTGTCAACCATGGTGACTTGTCATGGGACAACTTCTTGATCAATACAGATATGATGCAGGTGAAAATTATAGATTTTGGAAACGGCAGGTTTATCTCAACCACCAACAACCTAGAGTCAGGATACTGTG ACAGTGCTTATGCGGTTGCAGATACTGTCTGTGGTTTAGGGAATATTCTGGCACTATTGGTGGGTTGCTGTTGCTTCACTGGCGTCACTCACAAACACATCGTATCTGAAG GTATAAATTAA
- the LOC130407196 gene encoding serine/threonine-protein kinase pim-3-like isoform X1: MEARSTDCRAGSSRLNTNVQNQLTSSQPAPLFSSCYELGSSLGSGSYGLVCDGIRKSDGLEVAIKHVPLQDITYVDTSKGEHLPKEVALQQELHKSETCPYIVKIYDWYLEDQLIMTMEYPRPCMTLHDFIKCHPSLPRETLARRLMTQAVMAAKYWIGHGVNHGDLSWDNFLINTDMMQVKIIDFGNGRFISTTNNLESGYCDSAYAVADTVCGLGNILALLVGCCCFTGVTHKHIVSEECHDLINRSICRDPADRLTLDEFSDHEWFVLEEGQK; the protein is encoded by the exons ATGGAAGCCAGGTCAACAG ATTGCCGAGCTGGTTCGTCTAGACTGAACACAAATGTCCAGAACCAGCTGACGTCCAGCCAGCCAGCAC caTTATTTTCATCATGTTATGAATTGGGCAGCTCCCTGGGATCAGGCAGCTATGGCCTTGTGTGTGATGGGATTCGCAAATCTGATGGCTTGGAG GTCGCCATCAAACATGTTCCATTACAAGATATTACTTATGTGGATACT TCTAAGGGCGAGCATCTACCCAAAGAAGTGGCTTTACAGCAGGAGCTACATAAATCGGAGACATGCCcttatattgttaaaatatacGACTGGTATCTGGAAGATCAGCTCATCATGACTATGGAATACCCACGGCCATGCATGACCTTGCATGATTTCATCAAATGTCATCCAAGTCTTCCGCGTGAAACCTTGGCACGTCGTTTGATGACCCAAGCAGTAATGGCAGCCAAATACTGGATTGGACACGGTGTCAACCATGGTGACTTGTCATGGGACAACTTCTTGATCAATACAGATATGATGCAGGTGAAAATTATAGATTTTGGAAACGGCAGGTTTATCTCAACCACCAACAACCTAGAGTCAGGATACTGTG ACAGTGCTTATGCGGTTGCAGATACTGTCTGTGGTTTAGGGAATATTCTGGCACTATTGGTGGGTTGCTGTTGCTTCACTGGCGTCACTCACAAACACATCGTATCTGAAG AATGCCATGACCTGATAAACCGCAGCATATGCAGGGATCCAGCCGACAGGCTCACATTAGATGAGTTCTCGGATCACGAATGGTTTGTGCTGGAAGAAGGACAAAAGTGA
- the LOC130407201 gene encoding golgin subfamily A member 1-like: protein MPSEILSSTELAFQGLQRTAGIGLQPSTSRASDGSSSRDDFSSQIQRRNDHIRKLEAKLSDYAEQLRLMQKTKEKLEIALDKY from the exons atgccaagcgagatattgtcttcgacagaattagcttttcaaggactacagagaacagctggaatcggactacagccctctacttcccgg GCATCCGACGGCAGCAGCTCCAGAGATGATTTCTCATCTCAGATCCAGCGCAGGAACGATCATATACGAAAGCTGGAGGCCAAACTCTCAg ACTACGCTGAGCAGCTTCGGCTAATGCAGAAGACCAAGGAGAAGCTTGAGATTGCATTAGACAAGTATTAA
- the LOC130407196 gene encoding serine/threonine-protein kinase pim-3-like isoform X4 has translation MEARSTDCRAGSSRLNTNVQNQLTSSQPAPLFSSCYELGSSLGSGSYGLVCDGIRKSDGLEVAIKHVPLQDITYVDTSKGEHLPKEVALQQELHKSETCPYIVKIYDWYLEDQLIMTMEYPRPCMTLHDFIKCHPSLPRETLARRLMTQAVMAAKYWIGHGVNHDSAYAVADTVCGLGNILALLVGCCCFTGVTHKHIVSEECHDLINRSICRDPADRLTLDEFSDHEWFVLEEGQK, from the exons ATGGAAGCCAGGTCAACAG ATTGCCGAGCTGGTTCGTCTAGACTGAACACAAATGTCCAGAACCAGCTGACGTCCAGCCAGCCAGCAC caTTATTTTCATCATGTTATGAATTGGGCAGCTCCCTGGGATCAGGCAGCTATGGCCTTGTGTGTGATGGGATTCGCAAATCTGATGGCTTGGAG GTCGCCATCAAACATGTTCCATTACAAGATATTACTTATGTGGATACT TCTAAGGGCGAGCATCTACCCAAAGAAGTGGCTTTACAGCAGGAGCTACATAAATCGGAGACATGCCcttatattgttaaaatatacGACTGGTATCTGGAAGATCAGCTCATCATGACTATGGAATACCCACGGCCATGCATGACCTTGCATGATTTCATCAAATGTCATCCAAGTCTTCCGCGTGAAACCTTGGCACGTCGTTTGATGACCCAAGCAGTAATGGCAGCCAAATACTGGATTGGACACGGTGTCAACCATG ACAGTGCTTATGCGGTTGCAGATACTGTCTGTGGTTTAGGGAATATTCTGGCACTATTGGTGGGTTGCTGTTGCTTCACTGGCGTCACTCACAAACACATCGTATCTGAAG AATGCCATGACCTGATAAACCGCAGCATATGCAGGGATCCAGCCGACAGGCTCACATTAGATGAGTTCTCGGATCACGAATGGTTTGTGCTGGAAGAAGGACAAAAGTGA